Proteins encoded within one genomic window of Cellulomonas xiejunii:
- a CDS encoding pyridoxal phosphate-dependent aminotransferase translates to MPLRPLDQSAKLKNVLYEIRGKALDEAARMEAEGRRVLKLNTGNPAAFGFDAPHQIVADVIAAVPYAHGYTESRGILPARRAIVTRYETVEGFPTFDVDDVYLGNGVSELITMTLQALLDEGDEVLIPSPDYPLWTAMTSLSDGQPVHYRCDESNGWEPDVEHIREQITPRTKAIVVINPNNPTGAVYRREVLEQIADIAREHSLLLLADEIYDRILYDGAQHIPMASVAPDLLCLTFNGLSKTYRVAGYRAGWVAVTGPQGHAKGFLEGMTLLASTRLCPNVPAQHAIQAALGGVQSIDALIAPGGRLHEQRQVVWEGLNSIPGVSCVKPDGALYVFPRLDPEHFGIVDDAQLVYDLLVSEQILVVQGTGFNWPTPDHLRIVTLPEARVLGEVVERMGNFLASYRQKPR, encoded by the coding sequence ATGCCGCTGCGCCCGCTCGACCAGTCCGCCAAGCTGAAGAACGTCCTGTACGAGATCCGGGGCAAGGCACTGGACGAGGCCGCACGCATGGAGGCCGAGGGACGTCGCGTCCTGAAGCTCAACACCGGCAACCCGGCGGCGTTCGGGTTCGACGCGCCCCACCAGATCGTGGCCGACGTCATCGCGGCGGTGCCCTACGCGCACGGGTACACCGAGTCGCGCGGCATCCTGCCCGCGCGCCGCGCGATCGTCACGCGCTACGAGACCGTCGAGGGCTTCCCGACGTTCGACGTGGACGACGTGTACCTCGGCAACGGCGTCTCCGAGCTCATCACGATGACGCTGCAGGCGCTGCTCGACGAGGGTGACGAGGTCCTCATCCCCTCCCCCGACTACCCGCTGTGGACGGCCATGACGAGCCTGTCCGACGGCCAGCCCGTGCACTACCGCTGCGACGAGTCGAACGGCTGGGAGCCGGACGTCGAGCACATCCGCGAGCAGATCACGCCCCGGACCAAGGCGATCGTCGTCATCAACCCCAACAACCCGACGGGCGCCGTGTACCGGCGCGAGGTGCTCGAGCAGATCGCCGACATCGCGCGCGAGCACAGCCTGCTCCTGCTGGCGGACGAGATCTACGACCGCATCCTCTACGACGGTGCGCAGCACATCCCGATGGCGAGCGTCGCGCCGGACCTGCTGTGCCTGACGTTCAACGGGCTCTCGAAGACGTACCGCGTGGCCGGGTACCGCGCCGGGTGGGTCGCGGTCACCGGTCCGCAGGGGCACGCGAAGGGCTTCCTCGAGGGGATGACCCTGCTGGCCTCCACGCGCCTGTGCCCCAACGTGCCCGCGCAGCACGCGATCCAGGCGGCGCTCGGCGGCGTGCAGTCGATCGACGCCCTCATCGCCCCCGGCGGCCGGCTGCACGAGCAGCGCCAGGTCGTCTGGGAAGGGCTGAACTCGATCCCCGGCGTCTCGTGCGTCAAGCCCGACGGCGCCCTGTACGTGTTCCCGCGTCTGGACCCCGAGCACTTCGGCATCGTCGACGACGCGCAGCTCGTGTACGACCTGCTCGTCAGCGAGCAGATCCTCGTGGTCCAGGGCACCGGGTTCAACTGGCCGACGCCCGACCACCTGCGCATCGTCACGCTCCCCGAGGCACGTGTCCTCGGGGAGGTCGTGGAGCGCATGGGCAACTTCCTCGCGTCGTACCGGCAGAAGCCCCGCTGA
- a CDS encoding urease accessory protein UreD, whose translation MYGTGPTGPADAGGPAPVDAPTPAGTSAHPVMTTRIALSGPTGGRARLDVAGGALSCRRLPDEDGTVRVALVATQALLLAGDHVRIELDVAPGLVLEVVEITGTVAYDMQGGRASWDVDVQVGAGALLVWDALPFVVATGADVTRSARVELAEGAVAVLRETFVLGRTGEAGGLLTTSTHARLAGRPLLVETLTVSPESRRDPALLGGARCLDTVTVLGARYEDDAPAGADVLQLDRPGTLVRTFGTDAHRGDLAVTVTRARAAVSPSVVDVGSESTAVGGPAGSGRTLDGGGRTTGTP comes from the coding sequence GTGTACGGCACCGGGCCGACCGGCCCCGCCGACGCCGGCGGCCCGGCGCCCGTGGACGCGCCCACCCCCGCCGGGACGTCCGCGCACCCGGTGATGACGACCAGGATCGCGCTGAGCGGCCCGACGGGTGGCCGTGCGCGCCTCGACGTGGCAGGTGGCGCGCTGTCGTGCCGGCGGCTGCCGGACGAGGACGGCACGGTGCGGGTCGCGCTCGTCGCCACGCAGGCGCTTCTGCTGGCCGGTGACCACGTCCGCATCGAGCTCGACGTCGCCCCGGGGCTCGTGCTGGAGGTCGTCGAGATCACGGGCACCGTCGCGTACGACATGCAGGGCGGACGGGCCTCGTGGGACGTGGACGTGCAGGTGGGGGCGGGTGCGCTGCTGGTGTGGGACGCACTGCCGTTCGTCGTCGCGACCGGTGCCGACGTGACCCGCAGCGCCCGGGTCGAGCTGGCCGAGGGTGCGGTGGCGGTGCTGCGCGAGACGTTCGTGCTGGGCCGCACGGGCGAGGCCGGAGGACTGCTGACGACGAGCACGCACGCACGTCTTGCCGGGCGTCCGCTGCTCGTCGAGACCCTCACCGTGTCCCCGGAGAGCAGACGGGACCCGGCGCTCCTGGGGGGCGCGCGGTGCCTCGACACCGTGACCGTGCTCGGTGCACGGTACGAGGACGACGCGCCTGCGGGTGCGGACGTGCTGCAGCTGGACCGCCCCGGCACCCTCGTGCGGACGTTCGGGACCGATGCCCACCGGGGCGACCTGGCGGTGACGGTGACGCGCGCCCGTGCGGCCGTCTCCCCGTCGGTGGTCGACGTCGGCAGCGAGAGCACGGCTGTGGGCGGGCCTGCCGGGAGCGGGCGCACGCTCGACGGCGGCGGTCGCACGACCGGGACGCCGTAG
- the ureG gene encoding urease accessory protein UreG produces MAETPATPARAFRLGVAGPVGTGKTSLIGLLCRELADEIEMGVVTNDIYTDEDAQILRAAGVLEIDRIRAVETGACPHTAIRDDVTPNLIAVEDLEADHGPLDLVLVESGGDNLTATFSPALVDAQIFVLDVAGGGDVARKGGPGIARADLLVVNKTDLAPYVEVDVERMLSDASDARDGGPVIGLSRHDRASVDALTDWVRRMTAAVREGRHTPVDPGPMAPHSHADEDGNVTVHTHEHGHGHDDLVPGRAV; encoded by the coding sequence ATGGCTGAGACCCCCGCCACCCCCGCCCGCGCGTTCCGGCTCGGCGTCGCCGGGCCGGTCGGCACCGGCAAGACGTCGCTGATCGGCCTGCTGTGCCGGGAGCTCGCGGACGAGATCGAGATGGGCGTCGTCACCAACGACATCTACACCGACGAGGACGCGCAGATCCTGCGGGCGGCCGGCGTGCTGGAGATCGACCGTATCCGCGCCGTCGAGACGGGCGCGTGCCCGCACACCGCGATCCGCGACGACGTCACGCCCAACCTCATCGCGGTCGAGGACCTCGAGGCCGACCACGGGCCGCTGGACCTCGTGCTCGTGGAGTCCGGCGGCGACAACCTCACGGCGACCTTCTCCCCCGCGCTCGTCGACGCGCAGATCTTCGTCCTCGACGTCGCGGGTGGCGGGGACGTGGCCCGCAAGGGCGGCCCGGGCATCGCACGCGCCGACCTGCTGGTCGTCAACAAGACGGACCTGGCGCCGTACGTCGAGGTCGACGTCGAGCGCATGCTGAGCGACGCGTCCGACGCGCGCGACGGCGGCCCCGTCATCGGCCTGTCGCGGCACGACCGCGCGTCCGTCGACGCGCTCACCGACTGGGTGCGGCGCATGACGGCGGCCGTCCGCGAGGGCCGGCACACGCCCGTCGACCCCGGTCCCATGGCCCCCCACAGTCACGCCGACGAGGACGGGAACGTGACGGTCCACACCCACGAGCACGGGCACGGCCACGACGACCTCGTGCCCGGGCGCGCGGTCTGA